A single window of Watersipora subatra chromosome 9, tzWatSuba1.1, whole genome shotgun sequence DNA harbors:
- the LOC137404848 gene encoding DNA fragmentation factor subunit beta-like: MVKLTVQEERREPYTQKIEANSLKECKKKGCQFLKIEVEDLKYITHNGDIIKNKAQFKNLNDNALLTFTTKNETDLLIAQITRQLDNVCITPTSTDRFCEQLSEIACAKPRFLQAIREKQRELGNPKESYDEDPDWFEGLKKDASDETKSRMTKSGEMRRIAEQRIKNYFYDTKDYVFEELNVPKEPKKLKEKLKRPEDLTKVQLKAVQILDEWQDKLKAIKYYSYYFSKADHAKGAFCDKKGWFECEGHYKSEIGCTYNQTKDGKRNIHLGHWINPYLSRDARTLFRDWHLDHQRQQIDVKKELVEKIKNKSIKESDKDSFYSLLFTRENIKLVYSQCHDKSAHKDLATGKGKALAKDKM; the protein is encoded by the exons ATGGTAAAGCTGACCGTTCAAGAAGAGCGAAGGGAACCATATACGCAGAAAATTGAAGCTAATTCGCTAAAAGAATGTAAAAAGAAAGGATGTCAATTTCTCAAG ATTGAGGTGGAAGATCTCAAATATATTACACACAACGGCgacattataaaaaataaagcacAGTTTAAAAACCTAAACGATAATGCACTTCTGACATTCACCACAAAGAATGAAACTG ATCTACTGATTGCCCAGATAACCAGACAGCTAGACAATGTCTGTATAACACCAACGTCAACAGATAGGTTTTGTGAACAACTTTCCGAGATTGCTTGTGCTAAACCAAGGTTTCTACAAGCGATCAGAGAAAAACAGCGTGAGCTTGGAAATCCAAAGGAGAGTTATGATGAGGATCCTGACTGGTTCGAAG GACTTAAAAAGGATGCCAGTGATGAAACTAAGTCTAGGATGACTAAATCTGGAGAGATGCGAAGAATAGCTGAGCAAAGAATTAAAAACTACTTTTATGAT ACAAAGGACTACGTGTTTGAAGAACTTAATGTACCAAAAGAACCAAAGAAACTAAAAGAAAAGCTAAAAAGACCTGAAGACCTAACAAAAGTGCAACTAAAAGCTGTACAGATTCTAGATGAGTGGCAAGACAAACTAAAAGCAATCAAGTACTACTCCTACTATTTTTCTAAAGCTGACCATGCTAAAGGTGCATTCTGCGATAAAAAGGGGTGGTTTGAATGTGAAGGG CACTACAAATCTGAAATCGGTTGTACATACAACCAAACAAAGGATGGCAAAAGAAACATTCATCTAGGTCACTGGATTAACCCTTACTTGTCAAGAGATGCACGAACTTTATTTAGGGATTGGCATTTAGACCACCA GCGGCAGCAGATAGATGTAAAGAAAGAActtgttgaaaaaattaaaaacaagtcGATAAAAGAAAGTGACAAAGATTCTTTCTACAGTCTTTTATTCACTAGAGAGAACATAAAGCTTGTTTACTCTCAGTGTCATGACAAATCCGCACATAAAGATTTAGCTACAGGTAAGGGAAAGGCTCTGGCCAAAGACAAAATGTAG